tgttttaatagCAATTGCTCTTAAAAAAAGAACATAGAAAGTAcactaaatttaatattttaatcatGTTGGGAGTCCTacctaaaaatttatatttcttcgTTACCATTAAATACTTGTAtgaacaaaatattatttatattccgTATAAATTGTATAAATTGTCACACATAATCACTATTTATCGGATATAGGTTTAACACTTCTAATAACTTACGAAGAGATAATCTTCACCTTCAGTAGTTTTATGCCACTTGAACTGCACACATTAGTCGGAATTCAATGTGTAATGCATATGTATATTCACACTTAGGCCAAATCATAGTAGTGTTATTCATTTGTTACGACACGGCAATTAGTTCAGTGTTCTTCCTACGATTTAATTTGCATCTAATCTATCCCTAAATCTTTGttacgaaagtttttttttacgGATATGGTGGTTAAACATTACatattaattcattttataAAGTAGCGTGTCGTCGAACAAAATGTCTAACTTTCAACTGCATTACTTGATTTCAATGAAATGACACAAGTTAtgtgtcatatttttattaatccaGACTCATAAGtatcataattttaatttaattttacattCAATCAAAAgacattataaaaaataatgttataaTCTTACTTTCAATAGATCTAGCTTCCTTTATCACGTCTGGATGCCTTTACCaatttgcacggatcctggtagATCCTAGATTGGAATTCGAATATCTCACAATGATAACGATTTATCTTTTCAAGATCGCGAGAATTCACGGCAGAAAAGATGACGGAATTTATATTTTGCATCCAAATGGCGGTAAAGTTCGTTCATGGAAAGAGTTACAAATAAAGTATCTAAAAGAACGTAGGGATTTGTGAAAGAAACTATTTAAGATTAAACACGTAGAGTCGTGTAAGTAACAAGAAGTGCATGCAGATAGCACCCGGAGTGAAAAAAATGGCCGACTGCGAGAAGGAGGAGGCTCACAATCTCGTAAGCTATTTGCCTTTGCCTACCGTTTATCTAATCACTTAGGCGACCGCGACAGTTCGCAGTCCACAATGATAGTGTACCTTATCTATCGTTAAACTAAACTTATACCCATTGTTCTTGTCAAAGAACTTCTTCTTGGTTATGTTGTCTTTCAatggattattattttagttgtTGTcacatttattctttatttacgtaTACGGTTTCATCCACTCGGTGTTTTTATGTCGagaatttataaataatgtTCGTACATGATGTGCAGGAAAAAGATCAATTTAGTCATTATTTGAAAATGATCAATCAACACAAGACTTATTAATCATTTGACAGTATCAAATAGGAAGTACTGGTCTATCGTCACGAAATAAATATAGTACATTATATCTCTTTAAATGGTAATTGTAGAATATCAGTAAGTACAAAGTAAAATATCAGTTAATTTAAAATGATGTGATTCAGATACTTGTAAGGATACTTGACAAATATGTTGAAATTGAGGTTATTCTTTATACTTCATACTCCTAGATAGTACATTATTAATTCTTCTCACGTTATTTATTAACATACTTGCTGAAGAGGTTTTCTGTCAACTGTCAAGATtagttgtaaaatttttattttttaaattgcattcataaaaatgaaaaaatacccATTTGTGATAGGAACAGTCATAGGGTGTAacactattttttttaaataaggtTTTATGTGGTAATAAACgtcaacaaaataaataaaaaataacccaACCCCAATGTACAAAAATgggaaatattaatataataaattagaagaaagaagaaaacattAACATGTCATCCCCAATTAAAATCAATTGTTTACTCAATAGCATGATCACTTTTTTCCAGTTATGtgttcttattttttttaattttcaaattttttcagcAAATGGAATTTGAATGGGTACTTCATGAAGAAGTTCATTCTTCACTGTCACAGTTGAGGAATATTTTAATGGTATGGTAGAAAAGTACTTTTTTCTTTgctatgaaaaaataaaaaatattactgtTTTTTATATAATACTATAGGAATGTGCACAAAGATTTCCATTAGCATTATTTGGCAATGATCAACACAATAAGACAGACAGATTTATATTTGCTGCCCCACATGACCAAGTGAAATGCATAGCTGTTTTAACTGGTGATAGCATTACAAGCGCTGTATGTACTAATAATTTCTTCAATTTGTAATTACATAATTGGCTAATAAGAAAATGTTTGCAGGATGTAAACTTTAAAGTTCAACGACAACAAAATGTTAATATGAGAACAAGCATACAAAATGAGCATCCTTGGAAATTACAGCAAATACAGGATGCTGCTAATCACTTACAACAAGCTATTGCTCATATAGACAATGTTGATCATCATTATCCTTTTAAAACATCTGATGAAGTTATGCATATATTAGGAAATATATTAGGTTGTCTTCAACGTAGtcgaacaagtttaattgttccTAGGAAGAAAACCATTGATGATCTTATTAAAAGCCGTAATATGGTAAGCAAACATTTCTTAGccatttaaaaaatatgaatacagtagtgcccacttaagtgtccgCGTTCAGGACCGGCTGCGGTCGTTTAAATGGGTATGGttacttctcagaattcaacggaaataagaaaagaagataagtgcgagtgagatacaatagctggtACCCGAAACCATAtgtacaatgtatcgataacgaccggcgtcaagttacactcgacacgctcgatgttcgaagccgcttggcttcCAAAAATTGATGGGGATAACCGcggacacttaagtgggcactactgtatattccacaaataaataaataaatctttggGGTAGAACATTTCTGATAGGGATCGAACATTATTTTTTATCTTCAAAAATCATGGGAGTTATTCAGTTGATGCCTTAAATTCTTCACTTTATACGCGTAAGCAActgaaatacaaaattttgttcacAGAAGTCTTTGAATCCAAATCTTCCAGAAAATTTGGCTATTAGTTTTTACATTCAAAGTTACAAGTTGGTTCTAGCAGTGTATCAACTAGAAAATGCGCATGGTAGTGTAAAATATGAAACCCAACAAGCAGAATGCAGTGTACCCTGGTTAAATGATGCTCTAGTATTGCTCACTATAGCATTACAGCTTTGCCAGCGGTTAAAAGATAAGGTTAGTTCGAACAGTATGGTTTCGAATTTCTTTATCTTATTTCAAACACTTTTCAGATCTGTGTTTTTTCTCAATATAAAGATTTTACGGTGAGTTCTCATGTTCCATCTACAGTGGGCTGGTAATAAGAGTATATTTAAGCTGTTACGTGATTCTCAGTTACAAAACTGGCTCTGTGTAAATGTATACCACAGTATGCCATAGTCAATGCTCTggtagcatttttggtgaatattgtttttaaaaataaaatttgacccTAATTATAATAAGACATCTatagaattttgaaaaattctttaaattacGTGTATATGCTTTGATTTATTCATGCTTTGAATACTTTTAGCTTTTGTCTAGaacaaaaaattcttttataacAGTACAAGTACTAAgactttattgttatttaatatGGATATAAGAATTTcgccaataataattaaatttacaacTGTGTTGTATTACGTTCGTTCAGTACTATTTTTTAGTTATGTTTTGAAGATCTTCGATCTAACATGTAAGAGTAGTCGTAAATCATTATTGAATTGTTTAGTGAAATAGTTAAGTAGTGTTTTTACTACACTTCTGTGATCATTCGGAATGTTAACAACAATTCTTCCCTACTTGAATTTAACACCTTATTTCTGAAGTAGCCTGTGTTAGTTTTCAAGTctttgtttttaattattttctataatcaaTTATAGTTTTTTAATCATCTCAaccaattatttattttaatcaccAAAGAAAATAACATTTAATAAGCACTGACCTTTATTGTCATGGTATGACGTTCCTTTCATCATACTGTATCTACATTTACACACCAATGAATTCAGTTATCTTATTACTAGATATATTATATGAATCGATATATTATATGGACCAGACATTAGTGTAATTGTTGTTGATTAATGTTATTGATATTTACGAAAATATGGCACAAAAATAGCAATTACTATGAATTTAAATGCAATTGTATTAGACATTTTagaattactttaaggtaacaaCGCTAGAAATTTgcagtttttattaataatattgaatTGTTTCTTGCATTGAGTTGGATGGAAGGTATTTACGATTTTCtatgaaaaatgaaattgtTTTTGAATGTAACTCTGATACTTACtttgtatatattttaaaatgataaaattataatataaactaaaaaacattatatttaaaACTTGTTTATGTAAAAGTCCA
The window above is part of the Colletes latitarsis isolate SP2378_abdomen chromosome 2, iyColLati1, whole genome shotgun sequence genome. Proteins encoded here:
- the Rogdi gene encoding rogdi atypical leucine zipper isoform X1; translated protein: MQIAPGVKKMADCEKEEAHNLQMEFEWVLHEEVHSSLSQLRNILMECAQRFPLALFGNDQHNKTDRFIFAAPHDQVKCIAVLTGDSITSADVNFKVQRQQNVNMRTSIQNEHPWKLQQIQDAANHLQQAIAHIDNVDHHYPFKTSDEVMHILGNILGCLQRSRTSLIVPRKKTIDDLIKSRNMKSLNPNLPENLAISFYIQSYKLVLAVYQLENAHGSVKYETQQAECSVPWLNDALVLLTIALQLCQRLKDKICVFSQYKDFTVSSHVPSTVGW
- the Rogdi gene encoding rogdi atypical leucine zipper isoform X2, which encodes MQIAPGVKKMADCEKEEAHNLQMEFEWVLHEEVHSSLSQLRNILMECAQRFPLALFGNDQHNKTDRFIFAAPHDQVKCIAVLTGDSITSADVNFKVQRQQNVNMRTSIQNEHPWKLQQIQDAANHLQQAIAHIDNVDHHYPFKTSDEVMHILGNILGCLQRSRTSLIVPRKKTIDDLIKSRNMSLNPNLPENLAISFYIQSYKLVLAVYQLENAHGSVKYETQQAECSVPWLNDALVLLTIALQLCQRLKDKICVFSQYKDFTVSSHVPSTVGW